A window of Desulfuromonas soudanensis genomic DNA:
CTCCAGCTTCTCCTCCCGGGAGAAGTGGGCATTGATCTCTTTGGCGAATTGGAAGAGGTCGTGACTCTGGTGGCGCTCCCGGTCGGCCAGGGCCATCAGTTCATCGACATCCTTTTGCGGCAGGTCGAAGCGGCGGCTCAGCAGATCGCCGACGAGCTGCGCCTCCAGCGTGTGAAGGGTTTCATCGGCATGGGCCATCTCCAGCAGCAGAACGCAGGTCGCCACCTGAATCCGTTCGCCAGGGTCCGCCGATTCCTCGGCGGACGCAGCACCGAGAAGGGCCTTGATCCGGTTCATCATGATTTCGAATTCCTCTCTTTAAACTTTAGGCACGGAGATCTCAACGCCCGTTCGCGGTGCTCACTCGCCTCGGGGCGCCTACTTCTGGAGAGACGCAGAGGAAAAAGAAAGTACGCTGAGAAGTCTGGTTTTAAGATTAAACCAAGAAAACGCTTCCGGTTATGCTCTTCTCTGCGTTCTCCGGACCTTCTCTGCGCTCTCCGCGTTGAAGCTTTAATCTTTACCATCATACTTTGAAATAGCGAATCACCCGGGCCTTCTCCAGAGTGACCATCCCCCCTTCAAGCATGGCGTCGAGGAAGGGAAGAACGGCATCGATTTTCTCCTGGCTGTCGACCACCTCGACGATCACCGGCAGATCGGAGGAAAAGCGCAGCAGCCTGTCGCTGTGGGTGATGCTGCGGGCCCCGAAGCCCATCGCCCCCTTGAGAACGGTGGCCCCGGCCATCCCCTCGCGGCGCAGCATCTCCACCAGCGCCTCGTAGAGCGGCTTCTTCTCCCAGCGGTCCCCCTCGCCGATGAAGATCCGCATCAGCACCTGTTCCCCTTCGAGTCTGGTCATCTCATCCTCCTGCAAAACAAGATCTTTGCCTCACGCGACGCCGCAACGACGCCACGTTTTTGGATCAAGGTCAGGAACCGGATTTTCGTTGCGTCGTTGCGGCGTCGCGTGAAACAGGTTTGCGCCCTTCATTATTCCGAGACCTGGCAAAAATAGGTCGTCCTCGACTCTTGCTGCGGGATCACAGCTGCCGCGCCAGAAAGATTCCGAGGCCGGCGAAGACCAGGCAGACCAGAACGTTGAGAAGGACGTTGGCCCCGGCCTGCAGGAAGCTGCCGTCCTCCATGAGGCGGATCGTCTCGTAGGAGAAGGTGGAAAACGTCGTAAATCCCCCCATGAAACCGACGGTGATCCCCATGCGCACCTCGGGGGAGAGGAAGGTGCTGCGCAGGCTCCCCTCCATGATCAGACCGAGGAGAAAGGAGCCGATGACATTCACCGCCAACGTCCCGTAGGGGAGGCCGCGGCCGAAGAGGGTGTAGCTCCACCCGGAAACGAAATAGCGTCCCAGGCAGCCAAGAGCGCCGAAAAGTCCGATATAGACGAGTTGCATTTTTTTTGTCCGCAAAGTTTCTATGGAAAAGGGCGACGGCGACCATTATGGAGGGGGCCTTCAAGGCTGTCAACCGGCGAGTCGCCGAGTGCGCCTTTGCACAGGCGTCTCTGCCCATATTCCTGTTGCCGAAGGAGATGTGATTTGTTATATCTATTGGCACTCCACCAGAGAGAGTGCCAATGCGCCGATTTTCAAGATCAATCTTCTCCATTTTGTCAAAACTTTTGAACCGTCGGGTCTGGTTCCTCAAAACCTTCAAACTATCCGCAGATGTCGCAGATTTACACAGATGATAAACCCGGGAATTCAATCTTTGCCCGGGGTCCCTTGATCCCGGTTTCATCTGCGCCCATCTGCGACATCTGCGGATAAAAGCCTTGGTCCCTGATATGGGATCAACCATCCCGGGAGGGAATGACAATGACCACCCTGCAGCTCCCCGCCGCCACTGATTCCTTCGAACATTACATGTCCAGCATCCGGCAATTCGCCCTCCTCGACCGCGAAGAGGAACATGCCCTTGCCGTCCGCTACCACGACGAAGGGGACCTGGAGGCCGCCCACAAGCTGATCTGCGCCAACCTGCGCTTCGTGGTGAAGATCGCCAACGAATACCGCTCCTACGGGCTCCGACTGGCCGACCTCGTCCAGGAGGGGAACATCGGCCTGATGATGGCGGTGAAAAAGTTCGACCCGCAGCGCGGTCTGCGCCTGATCACCTACGCCGTATGGTGGATCCGCGCCACCATCCAGAGCTACATCCTCAGAAGCTGGTCGCTGGTGAAGATCGGTACCACCCAGGCGCAGAAGAAACTCTTCTACAAGCTCGGCCAGACCCGGGCGGCGCTGCAGCGTCTTGCCGGAGGCGACGGGGCCGCGGAGATCGCCGCCGAGCTCTCGGTGCGCAGCGAAGAGGTCGAGGAGATGACGGTGCGCATGGCCGCCCGCGACGCTTCCCTCGACCTGGAATTGACCGAGGGGGAGGGGTACTCCCTCCTCGACACCCTCGCCGACGACCGCCCCAGCCAGGAAGAGGTCCTGATGAAGAGCCAGGAGGAGAGCCTCCTCACCTCCCGGGTCGAAGACGCCCTCTGCGCTCTCAACGACCGGGAGCGGCGCATCGTCCACGACCGCATCCTCTGCGACGCCCCCCGCACCCTGCAGGAGCTCGCCGACGACTACGGCATCAGCCGCGAACGGATCCGCCAGCTGGAGAAAAACGCCCTGGCCAAACTCAGGGGGGTGCTGGCCGCGACCTGACGGCTTTCTCCTTGAACTGCACCGGGCGGATGTCTATACTCGAAAAATCCCACGCCCCGCCACCCGAGGAGTGCGCCGTGACCGAAGTTGCCGCCCGCGATGACCTGAGCCGACTCGAGGCCGAGATCCGCCTCAAGAGCGCCTTCGTCGCCCCGCTCCTGGCCGAGATCGCCAGGGTGGTGGTCGGCCAGCGGGACCTCGTCGAGGCGCTCCTCATCGGCCTCCTCTGCCGGGGACATGTCCTCATCGAGGGGGTGCCGGGGCTGGCCAAGACCCTCACCGTCAATACCCTGGCCACCGCCCTCGACCTCTCCTTCCGCCGCATCCAGTTCACCCCCGATCTCCTCCCCGCCGACCTGGTCGGCACGCCGATCTACCATCCGGGAACCGGCGAATTCCGCACCCGCAAGGGGCCGGTCTTCGCCCACCTCGTCCTCGCCGACGAGATCAACCGCGCCCCGGCCAAGGTCCAGTCGGCCCTCCTCGAGGCGATGGAGGAGCGTCAGGTCACCCTCGGCGACGAGACCCACCCCCTCCCCGACCCCTTCCTGGTCCTGGCCACCCAGAACCCCCTGGAACACGAGGGGACCTACCCCCTCCCCGAAGCCCAGCTCGACCGCTTCATGCTCAAGGTGGTCGTCGGCTATCCCGACCGCGCCGAGGAAGAGGAGATTCTCGAGCGCCACGGCAACGGCCCCGCCGACCTGCAGGCGGTGGTGGGCCACGCCCCTCTCACCGAGGCGATGGCGGCGGTACGCACCCTTTATCTCGCCGCGCCGGTGCGCGACTACCTCCTCGACCTGGTCGCGGCGACCCGCAACCCCGCAGCCTTCGGCCTCGGGGAGATGGAAACCCTCATCGACCACGGCGTCTCCCCCCGGGGGAGCATCGCCCTCGCCCAGGCGGCCAGGGCCCGGGCCTTCCTGCGCGGCCGCCCCTACGTGGTCCCCGACGACGTCCTCTCCGTGGCCCCGATGGTGCTGCGCCACCGCCTCGTCCCCTCCTACGAGGCCGAAGCCCGGGGGATTTCCAGCGATGCCCTTTTGCAGCGCATCTTCGCTGCCGTCCCCGCCCCCTGACACGGAGGAGGCAACTTGATCCCTCCCCTGGAGATCCCCGCCGCCGTGCGCCGCCTGGAAATCACCGCCCGGCGCCAGCTCGCCGGCACCCTGGCCGGCGAGTACCGCAGTCACTTTCGCGGCCGGGGGATGGAATTCGCCGAGATCCGTCCCTACCAGTTCGGCGACGACCCGCGCCAGCTCGACTGGAACCTCACCGCCCGCTGCGGCACCCCCCAGGTGCGCCTCTACCAGGAGGAGCGCTCCCGGACCCTGACCCTCATCGCCGACGTCTCCCGCAGCTGCACCCCGGCAAAGCGCCTCCTCCTGGCCCGCTGCGCCGCTCTCCTCGCTTTTGCCGCGGTGCAGAACCGCGACCGCGTCGCCCTGATCGCCTTCAGCGACCGCATGGAGGAACTCATCCCCCCCGGCAGCGGCCGCAATCACGCCCTGCGCATCCTCAGTACCCTGCTCGGCCTCTCTCCGAAAGGAGAAGGGACCGACCTGAGCTCCCCCCTGGACGCCGCTCTCGCTCTCCATCGCCGCCCCGGGATGCTGATCCTTCTCTCCGATCTCCACGCCCCCCTCCCCGACCAACTCCTCCGTCGGACCCTGGCCCGCCACGACCTGCTGGCGCTGGTGCTGCGCGACCATCGGGAGCGGCAGTGCCCCGGCAGCGGCCTGACCCTGGTCGCCGACGCCGAAAGCGGCGCAAGGCGCCTGGTCGACCTCGGCAGCCGTGCCGCTTGCACCGCCATGGAAAAAGCCTGGGACGATTCGGACCGCCGGCTGGCGGCCGAACTGCAGCGGCTGGGAATCGACCACGCCTTTGTCGACGACAAGGAGCCTCCGCTGCCGGCCCTGCGCTCACTCTTCGGCAGCCGGCGCCGGAGGGAGCGATGAGGCGCCTGGGCTCTTCCCTGATCCTCTGGATCTTTTTGTCCGGGGCCGCCCCCGTCCCCGTCCTCACCCCCGAGCGCCCCTGCCTGGGGAGTCCGCTCCTGGTGGCCATCCCCCTCCCCGACAGCGGGACGGAACTCATCGGGCTCCCCGATCTCGGCTCTTTTGCCCTCCTCGCCCCGCCCCGCAGGAGCGAAGGGGAGCTGCAGATCCTTCTCCTCCCCATGCGTCCGGGGCTCCAAACCCTTCCGTCCTTCCCTCTGACCCGGGGGCGCAGCCGCCAGTGGGCGACGGAGCCGCTGGAGCTTGCCGTGAACGAGTGCCTGGACGCCGAGAGCGTGGCCGCCCCGCTGATGGACCTCCCGCCCCCGGAGGAGGACGACATTCCCCTCTGGCCCCTTCTCCTCCTCACCGCCGCGGCTCTCCTCCTCGGACTTCTGTGGAGACTGGCCCGGATCCGCCGCCTTCTTTCCGGACAAAAGGAAGAGGGTCCGGTGACCCGCCTGGCCGCCCTGCAGCGCCGTCTCGATCTGATCCCCGACGACTCAGCCGAGCGCCGCCTTCTGGAAGAGCGCCTGGAGCGGCTGCGCTTTGCTCCCGGCGTCCCCTCGGAGGAGGAGATCGAAGAAGCGGCAGCGGCCATCGAGACGCTGGAAAAGGAGGGGAGATGACCCTCTCCTTTGTCACTCCCGCCCTCCTCCTTCTGGCCCCCCTGGCCCTCCTCCCCCTGCTGCCGCGGCGCCGGGAAGGGATTCTCCTCTCCTCCCTCGCCCCCCTGGCCGGATTGGCCATGGGCTGGCGCGTTCGTCTGGCGCTGCTGCACCCCGGCTGGCGCGCCCTGACCCTCCTCCTCCTCCTGATCGCCCTGGCCGGCCCCGTCCTCGGCGAACGGACCAGCACTGTCGTGCGCCGCGGCGTCGATTTGATGCTGGCTCTCGACATTTCCGCCAGCATGGGCGCTCGGGATATGCCCCCCGACCGCATGACCGTCGCCCGGGAGGCCGCGGCCGACTTTCTCCTGAAACGCGAAGACGACCGTGTCGGCGTCATCCTCTTCTCCGGAGCCCCCTACCTCCTTTCCCCCCCCGCCCTCGACAAGGGACCTCTTCTGGCCCGGCTGCAGCAGACGGTTGCCGACCGCAGCGGCAGCGGCACCGCCCTCGGCGACGCCCTGGCCGCCGCCCTCGCCCAGCTCGGGAATTCTCCGGCCAAAAGCAAGGCGGTCGTTTTGCTCACCGACGGCACCTCGAACCGCGGCCGCCTCACCCCCCTGGCCGCGGGACGGGCCGCCGCCGCCCTCGGCGTCCGGGTCTACCCCGTCGGCTTCGGCAGCGAGGAAGGGGCCGAAGTCCCCCTCGGTCCGGCGGGGGAGATTGGCCGCCTGGCCGACGGCACCCCCCTGCGCGACGCCCTCGAGGAAGGGACGCTCGAAGAGATCGCCCGCCTCAGCGGCGGCCGCTACTTCCGCGCCTCCAGCGGCGACGCCTTGAAGGAGGTCTACGGCCGCATCGACGCCCTCGAAACGACCCCCCTGGAAATCCGCGAGCGCCTGATTCGCCAGGAACTCGCCCCTCTCCTGCTGCAACTGGCGGCGGGCCTCCTCCTTCTGGAAATCGTCCTTTTTCGCCTCTGGCTGCGGAGGGTGCCATGATCCTCGGAGCGGTGACCCTCCTCCTATTGGCGCTCCTCTTTTTCGCCGAACGCTCCAGCCGGAAACGTCTGGCTCACTTCGGGCTCCCGGGGAGTTCGCACCGGATCCTCGGCGATCTGGCAACCCTGGCCGCCCTGACCCTCCTTTTCATGCTCCTCGGATCGTCACCGGCCGAAGAGAAGGGTCCCGGGCCGGCCCTGGCCCTGGCCGTCGACGTTTCGGCGAGCATGGCCTCTTCCGACGGGGAGACGAGCCGCCTCGAGCGCGCCCGCAGGGAAATCCGCGCCCTTCTCGCCGCCCTCCCCGGGGCCCGCTTCGCCCTCGTCCTTTTTGCCGGCGAGGCCGTCCTGCAGGTCCCCCTCACCGCCGACCCTGCGGCCCTCGCCTTTTTCGTCGATCGGCTCTCCCCGGGGACGGTGACGGTCCCCGGTTCGGCCCCCGAGGAGGGGGTGACGGCGGCCCTCAAGGCCCTTGCCGGCGAGACGGGACCGCAGGCGGTCATCCTCTTCAGCGACGGCGAGCGTACGGTGGGTACCCCGCCCCCCCTCCTCCCCTCCGGCGTCCCGGTCTACGCCGTCCCCCTGGGGACGCCCGAGGGGAGCCCGGTCCTCGACGCCGCGGGACATGCGCGCCTTGACCCTCAGGGGGAGCCGCTGCTGACCCGCCTCGAAGCCGAAGTCCTGGAAACGATATGTGGGGCCACCGATGGAGCCCTCCTACCGGTGCCCGGGGAAGACTTTTCCGTCGCTCCCCTCATCGAACGCTTCTCCCTGGCAAACAGAAAACCCACCGCCGAAGGTTCCACGGCAATTCTCTCCCTCGTTCTCCTCCTTCTTCTGGCCGGCGAAGTGCCCGGCCGTTTCCGTCACGGGCCAAAGCGGGGGACCGTGACCGCCGTCGTCGCCCTGACCCTTTGCGGCCTGACTCTGGCCTGCCACCCCCGGGATAACCCTTCCCCCCGGCGTCTGTACGCCGAGGCCCTCGAAACGGCAGCAGCCGACCGTCCCCTGGAGGCGGCCCGGCTCTTTGCCGCCGCGGCCCGCATCCTGGAGGGGACCGAACGGGGGGCGGCCCTCTACAACGCCGGCACCCTCCTGCTCGGTGCAGGAGACGCCAAAAAAGCCCTGTCCCCTCTCGAAGAAGCCATCCTTCTGCTGCCGGGGGATCGGCAGGTCCGCACCAACCTCGCTCTGACCTTGCGGGCGCTCGGGGAGGATCTCCCCTACGGCAGCGCCCCGGGAGAGAAGGGAGAGGAGAGGGAGGGCGGAACCCTGAGCCGCAGCCAGGCCCTGCAGCTTCTCGAGACCGTAATCGCCCGCCCGGGGGGGGATGCCGCCTCCACCGTCCCCCTGTTCGAAATCCGGCCGGGGAGGGACTGGTGACGTTGTTATTCTCCCTCCTGGTCCTCCTTCTCCTGCCCTCACCAGGCAGCGCCGCCCCCCTCCCTTTGCTGGAGGCGCGGCTGCTGGTGTCAAACTCTGCCCCCTATCTCGGCGAGGAGGTGATTCTCACCCTGGAGGTGCGCCGGCAGGGGGCCCTGCGGGAGCGTCCCTCCCTGGCCTGGCCGCTCCTCGACGACTTCCTGCAGGAGGAGCTCCCTCCCCTCCTCCCGCGCCGCGAGACCACCGCCGAGGGGGAAATCCTGGTGGAAAGCGGCCGGACCCTTCTGCGCCCCCTAAAAACAGGAACGCTCCGCCTCTCCGGCGGCGGCGTCTCCCTCGGAGAGGACTTCATTGCCGCCCCCCCCCTGAGGCTGCGGGTGCGCCCCCTCCCGGAAGAAGGGCGCCCGAGCGACTTCTCCGGAGCGGTGGGCCGCTATACCCTGACCCTGCGGGGCGAGGGGACGGGCACCCGCGAGGTGCGCCTGGAAATCGGCGGAACCGGCGTCCTCTCCAACGTCCCCGCTCCCCGGGCGGCCCCGGGACGCGGCGAGCGCCTCGTCTTTCTCGGCGACGATCTCTCGTTTACGGAGGAGACGGCCCTGCGAACCCTGCGTTACCTCTATCTCCCGGGGGAGGGAGAGAAGGGGAGCCTCGCCTTTACCCTGGCGACCTTCGATCCGCAGGAAGAGTCCTATCGCCTCCTCTCGGCGTCCCTCAATCCACCGCCGGGGCGATGGGGCGCCTGGGCCTTGCGGATTCTCCTTCCCCTAGCCGGCGTCTCGGCCCTCGCCCTTTGGGGACGGCAACAGCGCCGGAATGCCGACCTCGATTACCTTCTGGCACGCCTCCTCGGCCGCGCCCCGAGGGGCCTCTCCCGCCGGGAGATCGCCGCAACTCTGATGCAAAGCGGAGTGCGGACAGAGACATGGACCGCCCTCGAGCGCCTCTGGGAAGAGGAGGATCTCTGCCGCTTCGGCCCCGTCCCCCGGAGGGGACAAAACCTCAGGGCCAGGCGCCGCCGACTCGCCCTGCGCCTTTGGAATGACGTTGACAAATCCCGGCGCATCCCGTAATTTCTACGGCGACCTTCGCCTCTAACCAGGACACTCCGACCATGAAAAAACTGATTCTCGCCGCCGCTCTCCTCTTCCTGGCCGCCGCCTGCGCCA
This region includes:
- a CDS encoding TerB family tellurite resistance protein, whose product is MMNRIKALLGAASAEESADPGERIQVATCVLLLEMAHADETLHTLEAQLVGDLLSRRFDLPQKDVDELMALADRERHQSHDLFQFAKEINAHFSREEKLEIMDTLWRIIYADGVLDKYEDALIRQLATLLRLTHREMIDAKVAVLDELNPGR
- a CDS encoding DUF190 domain-containing protein, with amino-acid sequence MTRLEGEQVLMRIFIGEGDRWEKKPLYEALVEMLRREGMAGATVLKGAMGFGARSITHSDRLLRFSSDLPVIVEVVDSQEKIDAVLPFLDAMLEGGMVTLEKARVIRYFKV
- the crcB gene encoding fluoride efflux transporter CrcB, which produces MQLVYIGLFGALGCLGRYFVSGWSYTLFGRGLPYGTLAVNVIGSFLLGLIMEGSLRSTFLSPEVRMGITVGFMGGFTTFSTFSYETIRLMEDGSFLQAGANVLLNVLVCLVFAGLGIFLARQL
- the rpoH gene encoding RNA polymerase sigma factor RpoH → MTMTTLQLPAATDSFEHYMSSIRQFALLDREEEHALAVRYHDEGDLEAAHKLICANLRFVVKIANEYRSYGLRLADLVQEGNIGLMMAVKKFDPQRGLRLITYAVWWIRATIQSYILRSWSLVKIGTTQAQKKLFYKLGQTRAALQRLAGGDGAAEIAAELSVRSEEVEEMTVRMAARDASLDLELTEGEGYSLLDTLADDRPSQEEVLMKSQEESLLTSRVEDALCALNDRERRIVHDRILCDAPRTLQELADDYGISRERIRQLEKNALAKLRGVLAAT
- a CDS encoding AAA family ATPase, encoding MTEVAARDDLSRLEAEIRLKSAFVAPLLAEIARVVVGQRDLVEALLIGLLCRGHVLIEGVPGLAKTLTVNTLATALDLSFRRIQFTPDLLPADLVGTPIYHPGTGEFRTRKGPVFAHLVLADEINRAPAKVQSALLEAMEERQVTLGDETHPLPDPFLVLATQNPLEHEGTYPLPEAQLDRFMLKVVVGYPDRAEEEEILERHGNGPADLQAVVGHAPLTEAMAAVRTLYLAAPVRDYLLDLVAATRNPAAFGLGEMETLIDHGVSPRGSIALAQAARARAFLRGRPYVVPDDVLSVAPMVLRHRLVPSYEAEARGISSDALLQRIFAAVPAP
- a CDS encoding DUF58 domain-containing protein, producing MIPPLEIPAAVRRLEITARRQLAGTLAGEYRSHFRGRGMEFAEIRPYQFGDDPRQLDWNLTARCGTPQVRLYQEERSRTLTLIADVSRSCTPAKRLLLARCAALLAFAAVQNRDRVALIAFSDRMEELIPPGSGRNHALRILSTLLGLSPKGEGTDLSSPLDAALALHRRPGMLILLSDLHAPLPDQLLRRTLARHDLLALVLRDHRERQCPGSGLTLVADAESGARRLVDLGSRAACTAMEKAWDDSDRRLAAELQRLGIDHAFVDDKEPPLPALRSLFGSRRRRER
- a CDS encoding VWA domain-containing protein: MTLSFVTPALLLLAPLALLPLLPRRREGILLSSLAPLAGLAMGWRVRLALLHPGWRALTLLLLLIALAGPVLGERTSTVVRRGVDLMLALDISASMGARDMPPDRMTVAREAAADFLLKREDDRVGVILFSGAPYLLSPPALDKGPLLARLQQTVADRSGSGTALGDALAAALAQLGNSPAKSKAVVLLTDGTSNRGRLTPLAAGRAAAALGVRVYPVGFGSEEGAEVPLGPAGEIGRLADGTPLRDALEEGTLEEIARLSGGRYFRASSGDALKEVYGRIDALETTPLEIRERLIRQELAPLLLQLAAGLLLLEIVLFRLWLRRVP
- a CDS encoding vWA domain-containing protein; translation: MILGAVTLLLLALLFFAERSSRKRLAHFGLPGSSHRILGDLATLAALTLLFMLLGSSPAEEKGPGPALALAVDVSASMASSDGETSRLERARREIRALLAALPGARFALVLFAGEAVLQVPLTADPAALAFFVDRLSPGTVTVPGSAPEEGVTAALKALAGETGPQAVILFSDGERTVGTPPPLLPSGVPVYAVPLGTPEGSPVLDAAGHARLDPQGEPLLTRLEAEVLETICGATDGALLPVPGEDFSVAPLIERFSLANRKPTAEGSTAILSLVLLLLLAGEVPGRFRHGPKRGTVTAVVALTLCGLTLACHPRDNPSPRRLYAEALETAAADRPLEAARLFAAAARILEGTERGAALYNAGTLLLGAGDAKKALSPLEEAILLLPGDRQVRTNLALTLRALGEDLPYGSAPGEKGEEREGGTLSRSQALQLLETVIARPGGDAASTVPLFEIRPGRDW
- a CDS encoding BatD family protein, with amino-acid sequence MTLLFSLLVLLLLPSPGSAAPLPLLEARLLVSNSAPYLGEEVILTLEVRRQGALRERPSLAWPLLDDFLQEELPPLLPRRETTAEGEILVESGRTLLRPLKTGTLRLSGGGVSLGEDFIAAPPLRLRVRPLPEEGRPSDFSGAVGRYTLTLRGEGTGTREVRLEIGGTGVLSNVPAPRAAPGRGERLVFLGDDLSFTEETALRTLRYLYLPGEGEKGSLAFTLATFDPQEESYRLLSASLNPPPGRWGAWALRILLPLAGVSALALWGRQQRRNADLDYLLARLLGRAPRGLSRREIAATLMQSGVRTETWTALERLWEEEDLCRFGPVPRRGQNLRARRRRLALRLWNDVDKSRRIP